In Oncorhynchus masou masou isolate Uvic2021 chromosome 10, UVic_Omas_1.1, whole genome shotgun sequence, a single genomic region encodes these proteins:
- the LOC135547520 gene encoding WD repeat and FYVE domain-containing protein 2 isoform X2 has protein sequence MELDKFQRTIRIWLKRDSGQYWPSIYHTMPDSCSCMSFNPETRRLSMGMENGTISEFILSEDYNKMTPAQTYQAHQGRVTVVLFVLEMEWVLSTGQDKNFTWHCSESGTQLGLYRTTAWVSGLQFDVETRHAFVGDYSGQVTILKLELDSCSLVTTFKGHTGNVTALCWDPVQRVLFSGSADHSIIMWDIGGGKGTAIELQGHNEQVQGLCYAPHTRQLISCSSDGGIVIWNMDVTRQETPEWLDSDSCQKCEQPFFWNFKQMWDSKKIGLRQHHCRKCGQAVCGKCSAKRSTIPLMGFEFEVRVCDSCHESITDEDRAPTATFHDSKHSIVYMHYEPTMGWLLTSGADKVVKLWDMTPVVS, from the exons GACGATCCGGATATGGCTGAAGAGAGACAGTGGCCAGTACTGGCCCAGCATTTACCACACAATGCCAG ATTCTTGCTCCTGTATGTCCTTTAACCCAGAGACCAGGAGGCTGTCTATGGGGATGGAGAATGGAACCATCTCT GAGTTCATCCTGTCAGAAGACTACAACAAAATGACCCCGGCACAGACCTATCAGG CCCACCAGGGCAGAGTGACAGTGGTGCTGTTTGTTTTGGAGATGGAGTGGGTCCtcagtacaggacaggacaagaaCTTCACCTGGCACTGCTCTGAGAGTGGAACACAGCTGGGGTTATACCGCACCACCGCCTGGGTCTCTGGACTGCA GTTCGACGTGGAGACTAGGCACGCCTTTGTGGGCGACTACTCTGGTCAGGTGACCATCCTCAAGCTGGAGCTGGACAGCTGTAGTCTGGTCACCACCTTCAAAGGACACACCG GCAATGTGACAGCTCTATGTTGGGACCCGGTCCAGAGAGTGTTGTTCTCCGGCAGCGCCGATCACTCCATCATCATGTGGGACATCGGGGGAGGCAAAGGCACCGCTATTGAACTTCAGGGACACAA TGAGCAGGTCCAGGGCCTATGCTACGCGCCACATACACGTCAGCTGATCTCCTGCAGCTCAGATGGGGGCATCGTCATCTGGAACATGGACGTGACCAGACaagag accccaGAGTGGCTGGACAGTGATTCGTGTCAGAAGTGTGAGCAGCCATTCTTCTGGAACTTCAAACAGATGTGGGACAGTAAGAAAATCGGCCTGCGACAG caCCACTGCAGGAAGTGTGGGCAGGCAGTGTGTGGGAAGTGCTCGGCCAAACGCTCCACCATCCCTCTCATGGGCTTCGAGTTTGAGGTGCGGGTGTGTGACAGCTGCCACGAGTCCATCACGGACGAGGA CCGGGCGCCCACGGCGACATTCCATGACAGCAAACACAGCATTGTTTACATGCACTACGAGCCTACCATGGGCTGGCTACTGACCTCTGGGGCAGACAAGGTCGTCAAG CTCTGGGACATGACTCCAGTGGTGTCCTGA